A single window of Rhodothermia bacterium DNA harbors:
- a CDS encoding carbohydrate binding family 9 domain-containing protein codes for MPAPNGFTHTLLVIVCLIGFIQHTIAQAPPTKQVLQTQLTKEVIRIDGLLDETAWETVLPATDFTQVEPIENAPPSFKSEVKILYSESAIYVSAILYDNEPSKIFKPLGRRDEQLTTDQFSFALDSAFDRKTAFIFSVNPANVQRDGVFAEGTGGGGGGNRSDMDSSWDAVWDSATRIIEKGWVVEMRIPYAMLRFSNQAKQTWGINFRRTIGRLGEVHSWVYIPRTERSIIANYGHLVGIENIKPKRNIQITPYTLGQFSHYKEDGVVHKTPVSKIGTDVKVGITSNTILDLTINPDYGQVDADPAELNLTAFETVLQEKRPFFTEGAQIFDFIFGGQEGGMLYTRRIGELAPIISAAKITGRTAQGLSFGTLGAITGEDFSPYQVFSASRIKKELGAYSKIGSGVTFYNQTDNLRNSVVGGIDWDIRNKTNTYQINGHGTFTHVQLPMDGTKETGYFGAMRVFKIQGVTQFGSGLEVYSPLADPSDVGRLRDRDFIEWFGNFRRFLHNNKPFGPVQRGQVNTFFWNRWSYSQPVWLGFGWFMNSNFQLKSYRRISIGSNVDEIGGYNIRETRDLEEAVKLPSMYNFSLNGASDARKHYLIEPNFRLGLQEGGGRSYRGNLEFSWTVSSNWALEAEFTYMRTKNVLSWITNQTFKKINENTWGIQTNDYVGDEKDFPPTAFTPMLNTHLMSVFGNRKPMERAPDLYYNALFGERDSITDELSLRSNFTFTPNISLQLYAQIYVTKGQYNNLKLIQDKDHLVAFPGTYPKRHDFRYSNFQSNTVFRWEYRPGSTLYVVWSHARGDERFETSFPGQTPSPYEDSTKDLLHNTFSAFPSQGIILKINYLLMR; via the coding sequence CACCTCCAACCAAACAGGTGTTACAAACCCAACTTACGAAAGAAGTGATCCGGATTGACGGGCTGTTAGATGAAACTGCATGGGAAACAGTTCTTCCGGCGACCGATTTTACACAAGTGGAACCGATTGAGAACGCCCCACCTTCTTTTAAAAGTGAGGTTAAAATTCTTTATAGCGAATCGGCGATATATGTAAGTGCCATTTTGTACGATAACGAACCGAGTAAAATTTTCAAACCCCTTGGCCGAAGAGACGAGCAGTTGACCACCGACCAGTTTTCTTTTGCCTTAGACTCGGCTTTTGACCGGAAAACCGCGTTTATTTTCTCGGTAAATCCTGCAAACGTCCAAAGAGATGGGGTGTTTGCAGAAGGTACGGGGGGCGGCGGTGGCGGAAATCGGAGCGATATGGATAGCTCTTGGGATGCAGTTTGGGACTCAGCCACCCGCATTATTGAGAAGGGGTGGGTGGTAGAAATGCGTATTCCGTATGCCATGTTACGTTTCTCGAATCAAGCGAAGCAAACATGGGGCATCAACTTTAGGCGTACCATCGGGAGACTCGGTGAAGTTCATTCGTGGGTATATATTCCACGGACGGAACGCTCCATTATTGCCAATTATGGGCATTTGGTGGGTATCGAAAACATTAAGCCAAAGCGCAACATTCAAATCACGCCTTATACCTTAGGTCAATTCAGCCATTACAAAGAGGACGGGGTTGTTCACAAAACTCCAGTTTCAAAAATTGGTACGGACGTTAAGGTTGGGATTACTTCAAACACCATCTTAGACCTAACCATTAACCCAGATTATGGACAAGTAGATGCCGATCCCGCAGAACTAAACCTAACCGCTTTTGAGACGGTACTTCAAGAAAAACGTCCTTTTTTTACCGAAGGTGCTCAAATCTTTGACTTCATCTTCGGTGGGCAAGAAGGTGGGATGCTCTACACTCGCCGCATTGGTGAACTGGCACCGATTATCTCGGCCGCAAAAATCACGGGACGGACGGCACAGGGGCTTTCTTTTGGTACGTTAGGCGCCATTACGGGAGAAGATTTTTCGCCGTATCAGGTTTTTAGTGCTTCAAGAATCAAAAAAGAATTAGGGGCTTATTCTAAAATTGGGAGCGGGGTTACCTTTTATAACCAGACCGATAACCTTAGAAACAGTGTTGTAGGCGGCATTGATTGGGATATACGGAACAAAACCAATACATACCAAATCAATGGTCACGGAACCTTTACCCATGTCCAACTTCCTATGGACGGCACAAAAGAAACGGGCTACTTTGGTGCTATGCGGGTCTTTAAAATACAAGGTGTTACCCAGTTTGGGAGTGGTTTAGAGGTCTATTCTCCGCTTGCAGACCCCTCGGACGTAGGGCGCTTAAGAGACCGCGACTTCATCGAGTGGTTTGGCAATTTTAGGCGTTTTCTCCACAACAACAAGCCCTTCGGCCCTGTTCAACGTGGACAAGTGAATACCTTTTTTTGGAACCGCTGGTCTTATTCTCAACCCGTTTGGCTCGGCTTTGGGTGGTTCATGAACAGCAATTTCCAATTGAAATCCTATCGGCGCATCTCCATTGGCTCGAATGTAGATGAAATTGGTGGTTATAACATTCGGGAAACGCGCGACCTCGAGGAAGCTGTTAAACTACCTTCAATGTACAACTTTAGCCTAAATGGAGCCTCCGATGCGCGTAAACATTATCTCATTGAACCTAATTTTAGGTTAGGACTTCAGGAAGGTGGCGGAAGAAGCTATCGGGGAAATCTTGAGTTTTCGTGGACGGTTTCCTCGAATTGGGCTTTAGAAGCAGAATTTACCTATATGCGAACAAAAAACGTTTTGTCGTGGATAACGAACCAAACCTTTAAGAAAATCAATGAAAACACTTGGGGAATCCAGACCAACGACTATGTAGGAGATGAAAAAGACTTCCCACCAACGGCTTTTACCCCGATGCTCAATACCCATCTGATGTCTGTTTTCGGCAACCGAAAACCGATGGAACGCGCACCTGATCTTTATTATAATGCCCTTTTTGGAGAAAGGGATAGCATCACTGATGAGTTGTCCTTACGTTCAAACTTTACGTTTACCCCAAACATATCGCTCCAACTTTATGCGCAGATTTATGTAACCAAAGGGCAATACAACAACTTGAAATTGATTCAAGACAAAGATCATCTTGTGGCCTTCCCCGGTACATACCCTAAACGTCACGACTTCCGGTACAGCAACTTCCAAAGTAATACCGTTTTTCGTTGGGAATATCGTCCCGGTTCCACGCTATACGTGGTTTGGTCGCACGCAAGAGGTGACGAACGCTTCGAGACGTCTTTCCCCGGCCAAACGCCTTCTCCATACGAAGACTCCACGAAAGACCTTCTTCATAATACCTTTTCGGCATTTCCTTCGCAAGGAATCATCCTGAAAATAAACTACTTGTTGATGCGTTGA
- a CDS encoding DinB family protein, with the protein MQLTHSAISRLRSQHESIPFILNGMQEPLLRYRPNPQKWSILEHVAHLARYQELMPERIRRLLLEETPAFDRYSAEEDPHFKKWCALDWWVLWSGLVAGRQALAKLLTDLHPSDLDRTAIHPLYGAIPIPFWVEFFLIHEAHHLYTILQLVGVIRKEQLENVQRINK; encoded by the coding sequence ATGCAACTCACCCATTCTGCCATAAGTCGGCTACGATCGCAGCACGAATCTATTCCGTTCATCTTGAATGGGATGCAGGAGCCGCTTCTTCGTTATCGTCCTAATCCTCAAAAGTGGAGTATTCTGGAGCACGTGGCGCATTTGGCGCGGTATCAGGAGTTGATGCCGGAGCGGATTCGTCGGCTACTTCTGGAAGAAACACCAGCATTTGATCGGTATAGCGCGGAAGAAGACCCGCATTTCAAAAAGTGGTGTGCCTTAGATTGGTGGGTACTGTGGTCTGGTTTGGTGGCCGGACGACAAGCGCTGGCGAAACTTTTGACCGATCTTCACCCTTCCGATTTGGATAGAACTGCTATTCATCCTTTGTATGGGGCCATTCCAATCCCATTTTGGGTTGAATTTTTCCTTATCCACGAAGCACATCACCTCTATACCATCCTGCAATTAGTAGGCGTTATCCGGAAGGAGCAATTAGAGAATGTTCAACGCATCAACAAGTAG
- the era gene encoding GTPase Era has translation MEETGLMFEVSPEFRCGYVAIVGRPNAGKSTLMNALLGQKLSIVTAKAQTTRHKVLGILTNEQAQVIFLDTPGIIKPNYKLQERMMHSVQGAVMDADLVVFLVDAQQEEVRPEVLAFLKDRPAILAINKMDLVAQEKALPLVSRCLAVRNFEAVVPISALKGKQLDTLLQEIISRLPFGVPFYPPDQISEHPERFFISEIIREKIFQRFHQEVPYATQVNIVAYEEREGRADLIDAEIVVERETQKGILIGKKGSALKEVGSEARKDIEEMVGKKVFLQLHVKVRDDWRSKEHFLNAYGYRPN, from the coding sequence ATGGAAGAAACGGGTTTAATGTTTGAGGTATCACCAGAATTTCGCTGTGGATACGTGGCCATCGTGGGCCGTCCGAACGCCGGAAAAAGCACCTTGATGAATGCCTTGTTGGGGCAAAAACTTTCGATCGTGACCGCCAAGGCACAAACGACCCGCCATAAGGTTCTGGGGATTTTGACCAATGAGCAAGCACAAGTCATCTTTTTAGATACCCCCGGCATCATCAAACCTAATTATAAATTGCAAGAACGCATGATGCACTCGGTTCAAGGTGCGGTGATGGATGCAGATTTGGTGGTTTTTTTGGTGGATGCACAGCAAGAAGAGGTGCGGCCAGAAGTATTGGCGTTTCTGAAAGACCGTCCTGCAATTTTAGCTATTAACAAAATGGATCTGGTGGCACAAGAAAAGGCACTCCCGCTTGTAAGCAGGTGCTTGGCTGTTCGGAACTTCGAGGCGGTCGTTCCCATTTCGGCACTTAAGGGAAAACAGTTGGATACGTTACTGCAAGAGATCATCAGCCGTTTACCTTTTGGGGTTCCGTTCTATCCTCCAGATCAGATTAGTGAACACCCAGAACGGTTTTTTATTTCGGAAATCATTCGCGAGAAGATCTTCCAACGCTTCCATCAAGAAGTACCCTATGCCACACAAGTTAATATTGTAGCCTACGAGGAACGGGAAGGCCGAGCGGATTTGATTGATGCGGAAATTGTGGTGGAACGCGAAACACAAAAAGGGATTCTGATTGGTAAAAAAGGCAGTGCTTTGAAGGAAGTGGGCAGCGAGGCACGAAAAGATATTGAGGAAATGGTCGGAAAAAAGGTATTTCTCCAACTTCATGTGAAAGTGCGTGATGATTGGCGAAGCAAAGAACATTTTCTGAATGCCTACGGTTATCGTCCTAACTAA
- a CDS encoding serine protease: MKISRLLWTFRGLLVVLVFINLHVLVLAQETRIHLTSQISESFVPTKSEVTFEVTCWSLSMRPDRVQEAFEAGQLQVNPTHFRVISAQKYLAWTLEQWMPVSRMKWVFVLAPLRRGTLKAPLFSFSVNGTQFTTGHQKVYAFSDLPVRQHATQNVLPIWVHHRKHGEPIRIGSAFLIRENAVVTSFHTLVKVGEVEIRLPNGKMIKTRKAWAMDAKRDIVVLAVNPTEIKKAGLEPLALSPLADNESEVERVVFTAGWPRSKQVPSVGVWSAKTTNFQTEKRWISTNAVRPGDSGGPLLDEGGRVLGVVSLGDQDRYGQAHKQSMTISTDPRPVLEKIQWKEGAKRFSHFMNQAKSEDTPYQKLLEASDMLSLSTEQTGLVHQGTIAHYIRQMDDLAEEVGSDASAQFLSGAIYQLIGLKEKAISAYKTALDRNETQFMAAFALGTLALQQAQYTDALGYLYKVRQESPYERYALYGIAQSHIMRRELAAAGLALDALLNLDPNDPSVIFWKGIWYTMQKDELSARLMLAKLKSLNTEWADALQRSIENSGFIAPIPIKLGPLKVVH; this comes from the coding sequence ATGAAAATCAGCCGACTTCTGTGGACTTTTCGGGGTCTCCTCGTTGTACTTGTTTTTATTAACCTTCACGTCTTGGTACTTGCCCAAGAAACACGTATCCACCTCACGAGCCAAATAAGTGAATCGTTTGTACCAACGAAATCTGAAGTGACTTTCGAGGTGACATGCTGGAGCCTTTCCATGCGTCCAGACCGCGTGCAAGAAGCCTTCGAAGCCGGACAGTTGCAGGTAAATCCGACACATTTTCGGGTAATCTCCGCTCAGAAATACCTTGCATGGACGCTTGAACAATGGATGCCCGTAAGCCGGATGAAGTGGGTCTTTGTGTTAGCACCCTTAAGAAGAGGAACCCTCAAAGCGCCTTTGTTCTCTTTTTCCGTAAATGGTACGCAATTTACCACAGGACATCAAAAAGTATATGCGTTTTCAGACTTGCCGGTGCGACAACATGCCACCCAAAATGTTTTGCCGATCTGGGTACACCATCGGAAACATGGCGAACCCATCCGGATCGGCTCAGCATTCTTAATTCGTGAAAACGCCGTTGTTACCAGTTTTCATACCTTGGTTAAGGTCGGCGAGGTAGAAATCCGCTTACCCAATGGGAAAATGATTAAAACACGCAAGGCATGGGCGATGGATGCCAAACGAGATATTGTTGTTTTGGCGGTAAACCCAACAGAGATCAAAAAAGCTGGTCTTGAGCCATTGGCACTTTCACCCCTTGCAGACAATGAAAGCGAGGTGGAGCGTGTCGTCTTTACAGCCGGATGGCCTCGTAGCAAGCAGGTTCCAAGTGTGGGCGTTTGGTCTGCGAAAACGACAAACTTTCAAACGGAAAAGCGCTGGATCAGCACGAATGCCGTCCGTCCGGGGGATAGCGGTGGGCCATTGTTAGACGAGGGAGGCCGGGTTCTGGGCGTTGTTTCATTGGGAGACCAAGATCGGTATGGTCAAGCACACAAACAATCCATGACCATTTCTACCGACCCAAGGCCCGTTCTTGAAAAGATCCAATGGAAAGAAGGCGCAAAACGATTTTCCCATTTCATGAATCAAGCAAAGTCAGAAGACACACCCTACCAAAAACTCTTAGAGGCCTCCGACATGTTGTCTTTGTCAACAGAACAAACGGGCTTGGTGCATCAAGGAACCATTGCACATTACATTCGCCAGATGGACGACCTTGCGGAAGAAGTGGGTTCGGATGCCAGCGCACAGTTCTTGAGTGGCGCTATTTATCAGCTAATCGGCCTAAAGGAGAAAGCAATCTCCGCCTATAAAACGGCTTTAGACCGCAACGAAACACAATTTATGGCGGCTTTTGCACTTGGAACCCTGGCGCTACAACAAGCCCAATATACCGATGCACTGGGGTATCTATACAAAGTGCGTCAAGAATCACCATATGAACGTTATGCCTTATACGGAATTGCGCAGTCGCACATCATGCGCCGAGAACTGGCAGCGGCGGGCTTGGCTTTAGATGCACTTTTGAACCTCGACCCGAACGATCCCTCGGTCATTTTTTGGAAAGGTATTTGGTACACCATGCAAAAAGACGAACTCTCGGCACGCTTGATGTTGGCAAAACTTAAAAGTTTGAACACAGAATGGGCGGATGCTTTACAACGTTCGATAGAAAATTCCGGATTTATTGCACCAATTCCTATTAAACTTGGCCCGTTAAAGGTTGTACATTAG
- a CDS encoding asparaginase, whose amino-acid sequence MITIFTTGGTIDKVYFDAKSEFEIGDPMIGEVLREANVTPAFEIQQLMRKDSLALTDADRQIIFEAVAQCTNNRVIITHGTDTMVKTAQVLAPLSQKRTIVLVGSLSPARFRNTDAVFNIGFAMGVVQAHTHGIFVTMNGCIFHPDHVVKNRAANRFEAV is encoded by the coding sequence ATGATTACCATTTTTACGACAGGTGGAACGATTGATAAGGTGTATTTTGATGCCAAAAGCGAGTTCGAAATTGGAGACCCGATGATCGGTGAGGTCTTGCGCGAAGCCAATGTAACGCCGGCTTTTGAGATTCAGCAGTTGATGCGGAAAGACAGTTTGGCCTTGACCGATGCCGATCGTCAAATAATTTTTGAGGCCGTTGCCCAGTGTACGAATAATCGAGTCATTATTACACATGGAACGGATACCATGGTCAAAACAGCCCAAGTCCTTGCACCACTATCCCAAAAACGGACGATTGTTTTGGTTGGTTCATTGTCACCAGCACGGTTCAGAAATACCGATGCCGTTTTTAATATTGGTTTTGCGATGGGCGTTGTTCAAGCACATACGCATGGTATTTTTGTGACCATGAATGGGTGCATCTTCCATCCAGATCATGTCGTAAAGAACCGAGCCGCCAATCGGTTCGAAGCGGTTTGA
- a CDS encoding CoA-binding protein produces the protein MNNFHEIFNRTKTIAVVGCSNKPYRTSFQIAAYLQSAGFRIVPINPNIRETILGEICYPDLISVPENIHLDMVDIFRRPRYTAEVVLDVLARIKNTKEQPIIWTQLGVSSEEARRLSASHQLTYISNRCTLVEHQHLL, from the coding sequence ATGAACAACTTTCACGAAATCTTTAATCGCACGAAAACCATTGCCGTGGTTGGTTGTTCGAACAAACCCTATCGGACGAGTTTCCAAATTGCAGCCTACCTTCAATCCGCTGGCTTCCGTATTGTCCCCATAAACCCAAACATACGAGAGACGATTTTAGGCGAAATCTGTTATCCCGATTTAATTTCTGTACCAGAAAACATACACCTTGACATGGTGGATATTTTCCGGAGGCCACGCTATACCGCCGAAGTGGTTCTGGATGTTTTGGCACGCATAAAGAACACCAAGGAACAACCCATAATTTGGACCCAATTGGGGGTCTCCTCCGAAGAAGCTCGACGCCTATCTGCCTCCCACCAATTAACGTACATTAGCAACCGCTGTACGTTGGTAGAACACCAGCACCTATTATAA
- a CDS encoding GNAT family N-acetyltransferase produces MPEITPIRPARMDEIPQLNAFIAHSTRVLQAPYYTEKQLEGAIGTVFGADSQLILDQTYYVVENEGQMVACGGWSGRKTLFGSDNAAHRESDERLDPLTDAARIRAFFVHPDWARMGIGARLLTWCELKALEAGFSRFSLGATLAGVPFYARYGYLETAHVRVPLPNGEQLPVVLMEKHLSQRALMV; encoded by the coding sequence ATGCCAGAAATAACCCCAATTCGTCCGGCGAGAATGGACGAGATCCCGCAACTCAATGCTTTCATTGCACATTCTACCCGTGTATTACAAGCACCTTATTACACCGAAAAACAGTTGGAAGGTGCAATTGGAACTGTTTTTGGCGCGGATTCGCAGCTCATCTTAGACCAAACCTATTATGTGGTTGAAAATGAAGGGCAGATGGTGGCGTGTGGTGGATGGAGTGGCCGGAAAACCCTCTTTGGTAGCGACAATGCTGCACATCGAGAAAGTGATGAACGATTAGACCCCTTGACCGATGCGGCGCGGATTCGTGCTTTCTTTGTTCACCCTGATTGGGCCAGAATGGGTATTGGCGCACGTTTATTGACGTGGTGCGAACTAAAGGCCCTTGAGGCGGGATTTTCACGTTTTTCATTAGGTGCTACGCTTGCTGGTGTACCTTTTTATGCACGTTACGGGTACTTGGAAACGGCGCATGTTCGTGTACCACTGCCCAACGGCGAGCAGCTGCCAGTGGTTTTAATGGAAAAGCACCTTTCACAGCGTGCTCTCATGGTTTAA
- a CDS encoding glucose-1-phosphate adenylyltransferase produces MRHGLYVNAGKQDRKIKMLGLILGGGVGSRLYPLTKDRSKPAVPIGGKFRLIDIPISNCLNSGLRRIFVLTQFNSASLNQHIKNAYHFDSFTHGFVDILAAEQTYKSDQWFQGTADAVRQSMHHLENHDYDYILILSGDQLYQMSFEEMAEAHIATGADLTIATIPVHANDATSFGIMKVDENQAITRFIEKPKTELLGDWASDVPEKQQAEGKVYLASMGIYIFNRKTLKDLFKQYPDATDFGKNIIPIAIQDGLKVSSYLYDGYWTDIGNIQSFYEANLEMTNPISLFDLYDKENPVYTRRRNLPTSKIMGTRVWQSILAEGTIIEAKEIAHSVIGVRSRIGKDTVIKDAILMGHDYYETLEQINTPGTIPMGIGHSCYIERAIVDKNARIGNTVIIRGAPGLPNKEEEGYSIVDGIVIIKKKAVIPSGTVIGAV; encoded by the coding sequence ATGAGACATGGACTTTACGTGAATGCAGGCAAGCAAGACCGAAAAATTAAGATGCTTGGCCTTATTCTAGGCGGTGGCGTAGGCTCCCGTTTATACCCATTAACCAAAGACCGCTCCAAGCCTGCCGTCCCAATCGGTGGTAAATTCCGGTTGATAGACATCCCCATTTCCAACTGCCTTAATTCCGGTCTAAGGCGTATTTTTGTTCTTACACAATTCAACTCTGCGTCCCTAAATCAACATATAAAAAACGCCTACCACTTCGACTCCTTCACGCATGGCTTTGTGGACATTTTGGCCGCCGAACAAACCTATAAAAGTGACCAATGGTTTCAGGGAACGGCGGATGCCGTCCGGCAATCCATGCACCACCTCGAAAACCACGACTATGACTACATCCTGATCCTCTCCGGAGATCAACTCTACCAGATGAGTTTCGAGGAAATGGCCGAGGCGCACATTGCAACTGGAGCAGACCTCACCATTGCCACCATTCCCGTCCATGCAAACGATGCAACTTCCTTTGGCATCATGAAGGTGGACGAGAATCAGGCCATTACCCGGTTTATTGAGAAACCCAAAACCGAACTTCTGGGAGACTGGGCTTCGGATGTGCCCGAAAAACAACAAGCGGAAGGCAAAGTTTATTTAGCGTCTATGGGGATTTACATTTTTAACCGTAAGACCCTAAAAGATCTGTTTAAGCAATATCCAGACGCTACCGACTTTGGAAAAAACATTATCCCAATAGCCATCCAAGACGGCCTAAAAGTCTCCAGCTATCTCTACGACGGATATTGGACGGATATAGGGAATATCCAATCTTTCTACGAGGCCAACCTCGAAATGACAAATCCCATCTCGTTATTCGACCTCTACGACAAAGAAAATCCTGTCTATACCAGAAGACGTAACCTTCCGACTTCTAAGATTATGGGCACGCGGGTCTGGCAATCCATTCTCGCGGAGGGTACAATCATTGAAGCCAAAGAGATTGCACATTCTGTTATTGGCGTTCGATCCCGTATTGGTAAAGATACCGTTATCAAAGATGCCATTTTGATGGGGCACGACTATTACGAGACCCTCGAACAAATCAATACGCCCGGAACAATACCGATGGGAATTGGCCACAGTTGTTATATCGAACGTGCTATTGTGGATAAAAATGCTCGGATTGGCAATACCGTCATTATTCGCGGCGCTCCGGGCCTGCCAAACAAAGAGGAAGAAGGGTATAGTATTGTGGATGGAATAGTGATCATTAAGAAAAAAGCCGTAATCCCCAGCGGAACCGTGATTGGAGCGGTATAA
- a CDS encoding glycogen/starch synthase — MKILHISAECYPVAKAGGLGDVVGALPKYLCVSGQESAVILPKYALRWIKEHRFVEDFRGTIRLHDRYLPFTIEREIDDSLGFPLYVANIPALFERDGIYASPDGYGYGDDVSRWLGFQQAVLQWVSQFWEKPKILHCHDHHTGLIPFMVKHCPEFHALHDIPTIFTIHNGAYTGAFSWQQVDKMPFFESSAKNLLDWADTIHPLASAIRCAWRVNTVSPGYMDELKSPESHLEWLLNNEWQKSSGIINGIDAQVWNPATDPLIAHRFEGDVNTFKAANKAAICQRFRLDPELPIITFIGRLVNEKGADLLPGVIQRALENNAQMAFLILGTGDPNLKRAFYALRDRFYWRFDASIEYNESLAHQLYAGSDFLIMPSRIEPCGLNQLYAFRYGTIPIVRSVGGLRDTVRDWSEENPRGIRFDHFSEEDALHALYRASLLYSDKNLLTGFRKRIMDLNFSWEKSAEAYISLYKSVSSPL; from the coding sequence ATGAAGATTCTACACATTTCAGCAGAATGTTATCCCGTTGCAAAAGCCGGTGGGCTGGGCGACGTCGTTGGTGCATTGCCAAAATACCTTTGTGTATCTGGGCAGGAATCTGCCGTCATTCTTCCCAAATATGCCCTCAGGTGGATAAAAGAACACCGATTTGTGGAAGATTTTCGGGGTACAATACGCCTACATGATCGCTATTTACCCTTCACTATCGAACGAGAAATTGATGACTCCCTTGGCTTTCCTTTATATGTGGCCAATATTCCAGCCTTGTTTGAACGAGATGGTATTTACGCCAGTCCAGACGGTTACGGGTATGGCGACGACGTTTCCAGATGGCTCGGATTTCAGCAGGCAGTATTGCAGTGGGTTTCACAATTTTGGGAAAAACCGAAGATTTTGCATTGCCATGACCACCATACTGGATTAATTCCTTTCATGGTAAAGCATTGCCCTGAATTTCACGCATTGCACGATATTCCTACTATTTTCACCATTCACAATGGAGCATATACGGGCGCTTTTAGTTGGCAACAAGTGGATAAAATGCCCTTTTTTGAGTCCTCCGCAAAGAATTTATTAGACTGGGCAGATACCATTCACCCACTCGCCTCCGCCATTCGCTGTGCTTGGCGTGTAAATACCGTTTCACCCGGATACATGGACGAACTAAAGTCGCCCGAAAGCCACCTTGAATGGCTCCTCAACAACGAATGGCAAAAGTCCTCCGGGATCATCAATGGCATAGATGCCCAAGTTTGGAATCCAGCAACCGATCCCCTGATTGCACACCGCTTCGAGGGTGATGTCAATACCTTTAAAGCAGCCAATAAAGCTGCCATTTGCCAAAGATTCAGATTAGACCCAGAACTGCCAATCATCACGTTTATTGGCCGTCTGGTAAATGAAAAAGGTGCAGACTTACTCCCCGGCGTCATACAGCGGGCTTTGGAAAATAATGCACAAATGGCTTTTTTGATCTTAGGAACAGGTGATCCAAACCTGAAACGTGCTTTTTATGCCCTGAGAGACCGCTTCTATTGGCGTTTTGATGCCTCTATTGAGTACAATGAATCGCTCGCTCACCAATTATATGCGGGATCGGATTTTTTAATTATGCCTTCTCGAATTGAACCTTGTGGCTTAAACCAACTCTATGCTTTTAGATATGGAACTATCCCCATTGTACGCAGTGTAGGAGGGTTAAGGGATACCGTCCGAGATTGGTCGGAGGAAAACCCCCGTGGTATTCGATTCGATCACTTTTCGGAAGAGGATGCCCTCCATGCACTCTATCGGGCATCATTGCTCTATTCAGACAAAAACCTGCTTACAGGATTCCGAAAACGGATAATGGATCTAAATTTCTCTTGGGAAAAATCTGCCGAGGCATATATCTCCCTCTATAAAAGTGTTTCCTCACCACTATAA